A region from the Gymnogyps californianus isolate 813 chromosome 14, ASM1813914v2, whole genome shotgun sequence genome encodes:
- the CANX gene encoding calnexin isoform X3 gives MELKWLLYVTLLALGTLAVQAHDMDDDNDGDDVVDIEDDLDDGIEEVEESKPETSTPPPTPKVTYRPPVPTGEVYFVESFDKGTLDGWILSRAKKDDTDDEIAKYDGKWEVQDMKDTKLPGDKGLVLVTRAKHHAISSKLSKPFVFDTKPLIIQYEVNFQNGIECGGAYVKLLSKTPELNLDQFHDKTPYTIMFGPDKCGEDYKLHFIFRHKNPKTGKYEEKHAKRPDADLKTYFTDKKTHLYTLVLNPDNSFEILVDQTVVNSGNLLNDMSPPVNPPREIEDPNDQKPEDWDERPKIPDPDAVKPDDWDEDAPAKIADENAVKPEGWLDDEPEYVADPDAEKPEDWDEDMDGEWEAPQIANPKCETAPGCGTWQRPMIDNPNYKGKWKPPMIDNVNYQGIWKPRKIPNPDFFEDLEPFKMTPFSAVGLELWSMTSDIFFDNFIICTERAVADDWASDGWGLKKAADGAAEPGVVGQMMAAAEERPWLWVVYILTVALPVFLVVLFCCSGKPSAAEYKKTDAPQPDVMDEEKEEEKDKGDKEEEEEEEANEEKLEEKQKSDADVGSASQEEEEEEEDEDRKPASEEEETVNRSPRNRKPRKD, from the exons ATGGAGCTGAAATGGCTACTGTATGTGACCCTGCTCGCTCTTGGGACTCTTGCTGTCCAGGCACATGATATGGATGATGACAATGATGGTGATGATGTAGTTGATATTGAGGATGACTTGGATGATGGCATtgaggaggtagaagagtcaaAGCCTGAAACGAGCACTCCTCCTCCAACTCCAAAG GTTACCTACAGGCCCCCAGTCCCAACCGGCGAGGTGTATTTTGTGGAGTCCTTTGATAAAGGAACTCTGGATGG ATGGATCCTTTCCAGAGCCAAAAAAGATGATACAGATGATGAGATTGCCAAATATGATG GTAAATGGGAAGTCCAAGATATGAAGGACACTAAGCTTCCAGGAGACAAAGGGCTTGTATTGGTAACCCGAGCTAAGCATCATGCAATTTCATCCAAACTTTCGAAGCCTTTTGTATTTGATACCAAACCCCTTATTATACA GTATGAAGTAAACTTCCAAAATGGAATAGAGTGTGGCGGGGCCTATGTGAAATTGCTGTCAAAAACCCCTGAATTGAACCTG gatCAGTTCCATGACAAAACTCCATATACTATCATGTTTGGCCCTGACAAATGTGGAGAGGACTATAAATTGCACTTCATCTTCCGGCACAAAAACCCAAAGACTGGCAAATATGAGGAGAAGCATGCAAAGCGTCCAGATGCAGACCTGAAGACTTACTTCACTGATAAGAAGACCCATCTTTATACTCTGG TCTTGAATCCTGATAATAGTTTTGAAATACTGGTTGATCAAACAGTTGTCAACAGTGGGAATTTGCTAAATGATATGTCTCCTCCTGTGAATCCACCCCGAGAGATTGAGGACCCGAATGACCAGAAGCCTGAGGACTGGGATGAGAGACCAAAAATCCCAGACCCAGATGCTGTTAAACCAGATGACTG GGATGAGGATGCTCCTGCAAAGATTGCAGATGAAAATGCTGTGAAACCAGAGGGCTGGCTGGATGATGAACCAGAATATGTAGCGGACCCTGACGCTGAGAAGCCTGAAGATTG GGATGAGGATATGGACGGTGAATGGGAGGCACCTCAGATTGCAAATCCTAAATGTGAGACAGCCCCTGGCTGTGGTACCTGGCAGCGACCAATGATTGACAATCCAAACTACAAAGGCAAATGGAAGCCTCCTATGATTGATAATGTGAACTATCAG GGTATATGGAAACCTAGGAAGATCCCAAACCCGGATTTCTTTGAAGACTTGGAACCTTTCAAGATGACTCCCTTCAGTGCTGTGGGACTTGAGTTATGGTCCATGACTTCTGACATCTTTTTTGACAACTTTATCATCTGTACGGAAAGAGCTGTGGCTGATGACTGGGCCAGTGATGGATGGGGACTGAAAAAGGCAGCTGATGGGGCTGCAGAG CCTGGTGTTGTGGGCCAGATGATGGCAGCTGCTGAAGAGCGTCCCTGGCTTTGGGTAGTCTACATCCTCACTGTGGCTTTGCCAGTGTTCCTTGttgtccttttctgctgttctggGAAG CCAAGTGCTGCAGAATACAAAAAGACTGATGCTCCTCAGCCTGATGTGATGgatgaggagaaagaggaagaaaaagacaaaggggacaaggaagaggaggaggaggaggaagcaaatgAGGAAAAGCTAG aagagaagcagaaaagtgaTGCTGATGTAGGAAGTGCTagccaagaggaggaggaagaggaggaggacgaggacaGGAAACCTGCATCAGAG GAAGAGGAAACTGTGAATAGATCACCTAGAAACAGAAAGCCAAGGAAAGATTGA
- the CANX gene encoding calnexin isoform X1 → MELKWLLYVTLLALGTLAVQAHDMDDDNDGDDVVDIEDDLDDGIEEVEESKPETSTPPPTPKVTYRPPVPTGEVYFVESFDKGTLDGWILSRAKKDDTDDEIAKYDGKWEVQDMKDTKLPGDKGLVLVTRAKHHAISSKLSKPFVFDTKPLIIQYEVNFQNGIECGGAYVKLLSKTPELNLDQFHDKTPYTIMFGPDKCGEDYKLHFIFRHKNPKTGKYEEKHAKRPDADLKTYFTDKKTHLYTLVLNPDNSFEILVDQTVVNSGNLLNDMSPPVNPPREIEDPNDQKPEDWDERPKIPDPDAVKPDDWDEDAPAKIADENAVKPEGWLDDEPEYVADPDAEKPEDWDEDMDGEWEAPQIANPKCETAPGCGTWQRPMIDNPNYKGKWKPPMIDNVNYQGIWKPRKIPNPDFFEDLEPFKMTPFSAVGLELWSMTSDIFFDNFIICTERAVADDWASDGWGLKKAADGAAEPGVVGQMMAAAEERPWLWVVYILTVALPVFLVVLFCCSGKKQPSAAEYKKTDAPQPDVMDEEKEEEKDKGDKEEEEEEEANEEKLEEKQKSDADVGSASQEEEEEEEDEDRKPASEEEETVNRSPRNRKPRKD, encoded by the exons ATGGAGCTGAAATGGCTACTGTATGTGACCCTGCTCGCTCTTGGGACTCTTGCTGTCCAGGCACATGATATGGATGATGACAATGATGGTGATGATGTAGTTGATATTGAGGATGACTTGGATGATGGCATtgaggaggtagaagagtcaaAGCCTGAAACGAGCACTCCTCCTCCAACTCCAAAG GTTACCTACAGGCCCCCAGTCCCAACCGGCGAGGTGTATTTTGTGGAGTCCTTTGATAAAGGAACTCTGGATGG ATGGATCCTTTCCAGAGCCAAAAAAGATGATACAGATGATGAGATTGCCAAATATGATG GTAAATGGGAAGTCCAAGATATGAAGGACACTAAGCTTCCAGGAGACAAAGGGCTTGTATTGGTAACCCGAGCTAAGCATCATGCAATTTCATCCAAACTTTCGAAGCCTTTTGTATTTGATACCAAACCCCTTATTATACA GTATGAAGTAAACTTCCAAAATGGAATAGAGTGTGGCGGGGCCTATGTGAAATTGCTGTCAAAAACCCCTGAATTGAACCTG gatCAGTTCCATGACAAAACTCCATATACTATCATGTTTGGCCCTGACAAATGTGGAGAGGACTATAAATTGCACTTCATCTTCCGGCACAAAAACCCAAAGACTGGCAAATATGAGGAGAAGCATGCAAAGCGTCCAGATGCAGACCTGAAGACTTACTTCACTGATAAGAAGACCCATCTTTATACTCTGG TCTTGAATCCTGATAATAGTTTTGAAATACTGGTTGATCAAACAGTTGTCAACAGTGGGAATTTGCTAAATGATATGTCTCCTCCTGTGAATCCACCCCGAGAGATTGAGGACCCGAATGACCAGAAGCCTGAGGACTGGGATGAGAGACCAAAAATCCCAGACCCAGATGCTGTTAAACCAGATGACTG GGATGAGGATGCTCCTGCAAAGATTGCAGATGAAAATGCTGTGAAACCAGAGGGCTGGCTGGATGATGAACCAGAATATGTAGCGGACCCTGACGCTGAGAAGCCTGAAGATTG GGATGAGGATATGGACGGTGAATGGGAGGCACCTCAGATTGCAAATCCTAAATGTGAGACAGCCCCTGGCTGTGGTACCTGGCAGCGACCAATGATTGACAATCCAAACTACAAAGGCAAATGGAAGCCTCCTATGATTGATAATGTGAACTATCAG GGTATATGGAAACCTAGGAAGATCCCAAACCCGGATTTCTTTGAAGACTTGGAACCTTTCAAGATGACTCCCTTCAGTGCTGTGGGACTTGAGTTATGGTCCATGACTTCTGACATCTTTTTTGACAACTTTATCATCTGTACGGAAAGAGCTGTGGCTGATGACTGGGCCAGTGATGGATGGGGACTGAAAAAGGCAGCTGATGGGGCTGCAGAG CCTGGTGTTGTGGGCCAGATGATGGCAGCTGCTGAAGAGCGTCCCTGGCTTTGGGTAGTCTACATCCTCACTGTGGCTTTGCCAGTGTTCCTTGttgtccttttctgctgttctggGAAG AAACAGCCAAGTGCTGCAGAATACAAAAAGACTGATGCTCCTCAGCCTGATGTGATGgatgaggagaaagaggaagaaaaagacaaaggggacaaggaagaggaggaggaggaggaagcaaatgAGGAAAAGCTAG aagagaagcagaaaagtgaTGCTGATGTAGGAAGTGCTagccaagaggaggaggaagaggaggaggacgaggacaGGAAACCTGCATCAGAG GAAGAGGAAACTGTGAATAGATCACCTAGAAACAGAAAGCCAAGGAAAGATTGA
- the CANX gene encoding calnexin isoform X2 translates to MELKWLLYVTLLALGTLAVQAHDMDDDNDGDDVVDIEDDLDDGIEEVEESKPETSTPPPTPKVTYRPPVPTGEVYFVESFDKGTLDGWILSRAKKDDTDDEIAKYDGKWEVQDMKDTKLPGDKGLVLVTRAKHHAISSKLSKPFVFDTKPLIIQYEVNFQNGIECGGAYVKLLSKTPELNLDQFHDKTPYTIMFGPDKCGEDYKLHFIFRHKNPKTGKYEEKHAKRPDADLKTYFTDKKTHLYTLVLNPDNSFEILVDQTVVNSGNLLNDMSPPVNPPREIEDPNDQKPEDWDERPKIPDPDAVKPDDWDEDAPAKIADENAVKPEGWLDDEPEYVADPDAEKPEDWDEDMDGEWEAPQIANPKCETAPGCGTWQRPMIDNPNYKGKWKPPMIDNVNYQGIWKPRKIPNPDFFEDLEPFKMTPFSAVGLELWSMTSDIFFDNFIICTERAVADDWASDGWGLKKAADGAAEPGVVGQMMAAAEERPWLWVVYILTVALPVFLVVLFCCSGKKQPSAAEYKKTDAPQPDVMDEEKEEEKDKGDKEEEEEEEANEEKLEKQKSDADVGSASQEEEEEEEDEDRKPASEEEETVNRSPRNRKPRKD, encoded by the exons ATGGAGCTGAAATGGCTACTGTATGTGACCCTGCTCGCTCTTGGGACTCTTGCTGTCCAGGCACATGATATGGATGATGACAATGATGGTGATGATGTAGTTGATATTGAGGATGACTTGGATGATGGCATtgaggaggtagaagagtcaaAGCCTGAAACGAGCACTCCTCCTCCAACTCCAAAG GTTACCTACAGGCCCCCAGTCCCAACCGGCGAGGTGTATTTTGTGGAGTCCTTTGATAAAGGAACTCTGGATGG ATGGATCCTTTCCAGAGCCAAAAAAGATGATACAGATGATGAGATTGCCAAATATGATG GTAAATGGGAAGTCCAAGATATGAAGGACACTAAGCTTCCAGGAGACAAAGGGCTTGTATTGGTAACCCGAGCTAAGCATCATGCAATTTCATCCAAACTTTCGAAGCCTTTTGTATTTGATACCAAACCCCTTATTATACA GTATGAAGTAAACTTCCAAAATGGAATAGAGTGTGGCGGGGCCTATGTGAAATTGCTGTCAAAAACCCCTGAATTGAACCTG gatCAGTTCCATGACAAAACTCCATATACTATCATGTTTGGCCCTGACAAATGTGGAGAGGACTATAAATTGCACTTCATCTTCCGGCACAAAAACCCAAAGACTGGCAAATATGAGGAGAAGCATGCAAAGCGTCCAGATGCAGACCTGAAGACTTACTTCACTGATAAGAAGACCCATCTTTATACTCTGG TCTTGAATCCTGATAATAGTTTTGAAATACTGGTTGATCAAACAGTTGTCAACAGTGGGAATTTGCTAAATGATATGTCTCCTCCTGTGAATCCACCCCGAGAGATTGAGGACCCGAATGACCAGAAGCCTGAGGACTGGGATGAGAGACCAAAAATCCCAGACCCAGATGCTGTTAAACCAGATGACTG GGATGAGGATGCTCCTGCAAAGATTGCAGATGAAAATGCTGTGAAACCAGAGGGCTGGCTGGATGATGAACCAGAATATGTAGCGGACCCTGACGCTGAGAAGCCTGAAGATTG GGATGAGGATATGGACGGTGAATGGGAGGCACCTCAGATTGCAAATCCTAAATGTGAGACAGCCCCTGGCTGTGGTACCTGGCAGCGACCAATGATTGACAATCCAAACTACAAAGGCAAATGGAAGCCTCCTATGATTGATAATGTGAACTATCAG GGTATATGGAAACCTAGGAAGATCCCAAACCCGGATTTCTTTGAAGACTTGGAACCTTTCAAGATGACTCCCTTCAGTGCTGTGGGACTTGAGTTATGGTCCATGACTTCTGACATCTTTTTTGACAACTTTATCATCTGTACGGAAAGAGCTGTGGCTGATGACTGGGCCAGTGATGGATGGGGACTGAAAAAGGCAGCTGATGGGGCTGCAGAG CCTGGTGTTGTGGGCCAGATGATGGCAGCTGCTGAAGAGCGTCCCTGGCTTTGGGTAGTCTACATCCTCACTGTGGCTTTGCCAGTGTTCCTTGttgtccttttctgctgttctggGAAG AAACAGCCAAGTGCTGCAGAATACAAAAAGACTGATGCTCCTCAGCCTGATGTGATGgatgaggagaaagaggaagaaaaagacaaaggggacaaggaagaggaggaggaggaggaagcaaatgAGGAAAAGCTAG agaagcagaaaagtgaTGCTGATGTAGGAAGTGCTagccaagaggaggaggaagaggaggaggacgaggacaGGAAACCTGCATCAGAG GAAGAGGAAACTGTGAATAGATCACCTAGAAACAGAAAGCCAAGGAAAGATTGA